The following is a genomic window from Adhaeribacter radiodurans.
TTAATGGGCTGCGAGAAATCAGTCATGTATAAGGCAAACGGAATGAGTAAAACCGAGCCCAGGGCCATATAAAAGAAAATGCTCTCGGCTTTCATGGTTTCGTTAGCAAAGCGCAAAACATAACCCTGAACTCCCCAGGCCAGTAATGGTATGGCCGTTAAAACCATCCATAAATAACCCTTAACCGTGCTGTCGCCGGGAGGTTGATAAGAAAGTAACAGAACGGCAATTATAGCCGCAACTATGCCCAGCCATCCCAAGCGACCTGTTTTCTCTTTCAATATAATTACTGCCAATAAAATGGTAATAACCGGGGTTAGTGAAAGCAATGGAAAAACAAGATAAGCGGGTGCAATTTTTAAGGTAAAGAAAAGAACCAATTGGCCGCCTGCGCCCATAACCCCAGCACTGGTACCCAATAAAATAGACCGCTTGTCACGCTCGAGTTGCCATCGGTTTACTGCCAAGGCAAATATCGCCGCCACAATCATGGTTAAGGCCCATACAACATAACCCAGGGTGGCCGGAAAACCATTTTTTTCGGGTATTTCAATCAGCGCACCCCACACGCCCATAAAAATTACATGTATAACTACAAAACTGATCCAATTTTTTCCTTTGTTCATCTTTACATTATAGGTTAATCAATTTGTTATACTACCTGCTCCCTAATGGCCGCAATAAGACGTGCCCAGATTTTTTATGAACAGGAACCTTTTGGTGTTTCTTTTTGAATTAATAATTACATTCTTAAGAGCAAAAGGCAGTAATTTTTAAATTTTTATCATTTCCGCACCTATTGTTTTAACCAGAAGCTTGATTGGTACTGCATCGTCTTTTTATCATTTATTACTTTAGGTACTCATCAAACCAGTTCAGCACCCGATTGTATAAATCATACCTGCTTTTTGGCTTTAAATCCGGTCGCCAGCCATGGCCTTCCTCGAGATACTGCACGAAAGATGCGGTAACTCCTAATTTTTTTAAGGCGATGTAAATTTCTTCGGCCTGGGTTACCGGAACCTCGTTGTCTTTAGTGCCATGCAGGAACAGCGTAGGAGTTTTAACATTTTTTACATTCCGCAGCGGCGACCATTGCCAAAGCAGGGAAAAATTATCGTAAACACTTCCGTTAAATTCCGATTCCATAAGCGAATGATACAAAGAGGTGCCCGCAAAACTAATCAGGTTGCTAATACCGCCGTCAACAACAGCTGCTTTGAAGCGATTGGTTTGCGTGATGATCCAGTTGGTCATGTAGCCGCCGTAGCTCTGGCCTGTTACCCCTAATTGTTCTCCGTCAATCCAGGAATTATTAGCAATGGCATAATCTAGTCCGAGCATCAAATCTTTATAATCGCCGCCACCCCAGTTCAGAACAGTGCCTTTCGAAAATGCCTGGCCATAGCCGCTGCTGCCTCTTGGGTTAATGAATAGCACCCCATACCCTTGCGCCGCTAACAATTGCATAAACGGGTAAAAAGAATAGCCGAACATATTGTGCGGGCCGCCGTGAATAACCAGGATTAAAGGGTACTTTTTTAAATCCTGTAAAGAACGAGGCGGCATGATCCAGCCTTGTACCGGAGTTTCGTCAAAGCTATCAAACCAGAACTCCTTAACCTCTTGCAGGTTCCGCTCATCCAGCAAATCTTTATTTTCAGCTGTGATTTGAACGCCGGAAGGCTCGCTGGCTTTTTTCAGGAAAATCTCTGACGGATGCGTAATGTCTGTTGAAATATAAGCTATAGAGTTACCGTCAGGTGCCAGGCTGTACTCTTGCACTTGAGAATTACCCGCCAGGATTGTTTCAATTTCATTGTTGCTAATGGATACCCGGTACAGGGAGGTTGAGCCTTGGTTCCCGGCGCAAAAGTAAACCCATTCTCCAAGTGGATGCCATTGAATATTTTCTATTCTTCGATCTAATACTTGGGTTAAACACTGTGGCGATCCGCCTCCTGCTGGTACAATATATAGATGCGTATCGTCAGCGGGACTGTCGTTCGTACTGATGGCACTGGTTGTGGCCAGGTACGTTATGTGCTTTCCATCGGGCGACCAGGAGGGCTGAAAGGCGGTGCCCACATGGTGCGTTAGTTTTTCTATTTTTTTTGTATCGATACTAACTGTCCATAAATCGCAATTCTGATTATTGTCCGGATCAGCGGTATGATTGCTGATAAAGGCAATCTGAGTACTGTCCGGAGACCATGAAATAGAATGTTCATTATAATCCCCCGGTGTTATAATTTGCGGCTCGCCGCCATGAGTAGGAATTATCCAAATATGGCTCGTATACCCATCCGCAAAAAATGGTCGGCCCCATCCGCCTTTGGTTTTATATAGCAGCCTATCTACTGCCATAATCTGGTTATCCTGGGCTTCTGGCGTAGAATATGGATCGGTACTTACATAGGCAATATATTGCCCATCCGGTGACCAACAGAAATTCGTTTCGGTCAGATGATTAATAAAGTAAGATGATTCATACACTGCAGTCAGGAACCGTGTTGTATGATTTTTTAAACTATAAATCCATATGCCGGTCTGGTTGTTTTGGGATGCGTGATAAGCAATAGATAAACCATCCGGAGACCATACCGGTGAAGAACCTTCGCCTAGAATTTCCGATTTTTTATCGGAAGTAGATGTTAATACAATATAATCTTGTCCTGTGTTTTGGTTTAAATCGCTTACAGTTCTAACATAAACGATTTTACTGCCATCAGGAGAAATTTGTATACCACTTAGATTGCGAATTTCAAATATGTCATCAATATGAAAAATGAGGTTGCGCGTCTCTTTATATTCCGTCTCTCTCATGGTTTAATTGGTGATTCACTTAAACTATTCTAATGAATGACCTTTTTTAAATATTAAAATATTTATTGGGCAGACTAGGCTAAGGTTCATTAGTAAATACAAAGGCTCGATCAGCTTTATTTACTTACAAACTTTCTTTCAGAAGGTATATGATTTGGCTAAATTATAATTTTCACAACCTTATGTAATGTTGCGAAATTACCTTTTTATTTACGAAAAAAAAGAAAAAAATAAACTTTGTTAATACTGTTGATAAAAAGGAGATGGGGGTATCTATATTCATTAATCAGTTTAGCTTTTCTTACACCAGGGTTATCTGCTCACTGAGAAAATAGTAGGACGTAATTTGCTGTTTTAAGGATTGCTTTATCCTGATCGATCAAACTGAAGATAGTGGCACCACGGACAGACTAATTATTTTATAATGTGTACCAATGGCCTTATAATAAATTTGTTTTTGCTATGGAAGCATCAATATAATAAATCACAATCGAGTTTGAGCTAAAAAAAATATAGTGTAGTTTTTCATTTTGGTGATAGATGTGTTTCCTTACCTTTTTAATTGTGTAAATTGCATGTTTCAAAACATTATTAATTTAAAAAAAAATATTTTTTTGTTATGATTTATTGTTGGAATCAATTTTATTTAGGAAACGAAAGCCGTTATTTCTCCATTCAACTCAAAAAGCAATTATGAAATTAAAAAATTCTACAAAAATGTGTTGGTCAGAACCACCTGGCAAGGCTCTTCTGGTATTTTGGATAAGTTGTATTCTTATCCTCGGAGTGCAATCGATTACATTTGCTCAGCAAAAAACGGTTACTGGCACCGTGAAAGATGAAAGGTCAACTCCAATTCCTGGAGTAACTGTATTGGTAAAAGGAACTTCTAAGGGTACTACCACTGATGTAAATGGTAAATATAGTTTGCATGTTTCTCCGGATGAGGTTCTGGTTTTTTCAATTATCGGGTATGTTTCAAAGGAAGTTACCGTAGGAAGCCGGACAACTGTTGATGTTAGTATGACCGAAGACATGCAAAGTCTTTCCGAAGTGGTAATCGTTGGGTTTGGAGCGGAAAAAAAAGTAAACGTTATTGGGTCCATCGAAACGATTTCGACGAAAGAGATCAAGGCATCGCCTGTTGGGTCAGTTTCCAACGCTTTGGCCGGACGGTTGCCGGGGCTAGTTGTACAACAACCGCAGGGAGAACCTGGTGCTGATGCGGCGCAGCTGTTAATTCGTGGTAGAGGTACATTGGGCAACAGTGCCCCGTTGATTATTATTGATGGCACGGAAGGAAGGGATATCAATGCTTTAAACGCGAATGATATTGAGAGTATCAGTGTTCTCAAAGACGCTTCCGCCGCTATTTATGGGGCGCGTGCGGCCAACGGTGTAATTCTGGTTACTACGAAAAAAGGCGCACAGGGTAAACCCAGGATAGATTATTCGATGTATCAAGGACTATCAAAACCTACTTGGTTGCCCGAAATGACGGATGCCGCTACTTACGCCCAAATGGTGCGAGAAATGCAAACCTATGATGGTGTTACGGAAGCCAACTTGCGGTATAAGCCGGAAGATGTCGAAAAATACAGATCGGGCGAATATCCCTGGACTCATCCGAATACTAACTGGAATGACGTTACATTGCGGAACTTTGCTAACACCTCGAACCATAACCTTTCTATTAGCGGTGGAACCGATCGAGTTACCTATTATGGTGGTATAGGTTATTTTCACTCCGATGGTATTTATAAACGTGATGCGAATGATTTTAAGCGTTTTAACATCAAGGTGAACGTTGATTTTAATGTCAATAAGTACTTAACTGTAGGGGTGGCGTTGAACGAAATCCAGGAAAACAGGATGTCCTCGGCGATGGATAGAGAAACAATTTTTAACGTTGTGAATCAAGGCCGACCTACCGATTTTGCTTACTGGCCCAACGGTCAGCTTGCTACCGGTTCTTTTGGTTTGGGATATCATCCTGCTGTTATCTCTACACTTGATTATGGTTTTAACGACCGGAAGAACTTAATGAGTTACAACACGCTCAATGCTTCCTTAAAAATTCCAGGTGTAGAAGGACTGGCTTTGACAACCTATTATTCTTATGACATCGACTTCAACAAAGGTAAGCTTTTTACCCAGCCATTAGAAGGGTATACCTTTAATCGTGCTGCGTACCTGGCCGCCGGAAATACCGGAAAGGAAGACGGCTCCGCGTTTTTGACCAAGATATCAAACAATACTCCCAGAACATTGGAAAATACTTATGGTAACGCTACCCGCAAACTCTATCATTTGCAGATGGATTACACGAAGACTTTTAACAATGTTCATAACCTGAGTGCCTTTGTAGCCTACGAGCAATTTAAAAACGAAACCAATAGTACATCAGCGTTCCGTACCGGTTTTGTCAGCAGCGCGCTGCCTTACCTATTTGCAGGAGGTAATCTTAATAAAGATAACTATGAAACGGTTGGGATAGATACCAGAGTTAATTACTTCGGAAGACTTAGCTACAATTTTAAAGAAAAATACCTGTTTCAATTCACTTTACGCCGAGATGGATCCGTGCGCTTTTCGGAAGAAAGTGGACGTTGGGGTACCTTCCCCAGTGCATTAGTAGGCTGGGTAGTTTCCAAGGAAAGCTTCATGCAGGATAAGTTTGTTAATTTTTTAAAATTGAAGGCATCGTGGGGAAGAATGGGCAACGACCAGGTAGACCCTTTCCAATACCTGGCTAGTTACTCGTTTGGCACTGGTGGCGTTTATGGCACCGGTTTAAATTATAGCAACAGCCTTTTCCAGAATGTAACCCCGAACCCTAATATTACCTGGGAAATTGCCAATATGACCAATGTCGGTTTCGAGTCGGCGTTCTTTAATGACTTCTTTTTAAATGCTGATTTCTTTTATCAGCGCAGAAGCCGGATTCTGGTAGCGAGAAATGCTTCGGTGCCTGACTTTACCGGAATTTCCCTTCCGAATGAAAACTTTGGTATTGTGGATAGCAAAGGTTTAGAAGTAGAATTAGGATACCAAAAAGGAAAATCTGAAGTAACCTACGGTATAACCGGCAACTTTACGTTTGCCAGGAACAAGATAGTGGAGTTCGATGAGCCTAAACAGGTGGTGGAATGGCAGAGAAGAACCGGACATCCGATCGGTGCCATACTGCTTCATAAATCCGCGGGTATTTTCAAAAATGCAGACCAAGTAAATTCAACACCGCATGTGACGGGAGCCATACCGGGTGACGTGATTATTGAAGATGTGAACGGAGATGGTCAAATCACCGCCGATGACCGAGTTTTATTTGATCAGACGAGCGTTCCGGAAATAACTTATGCCGCATCGCTTAATGTAGGGTATAAAGCCTTGCGTTTAACTGCCTTAATAACCGGAGTTGGGACGGCCTGGAGGCAGATGCTTGGTTCTCAGCAAGGTTTGCAAGGTAATTACTACCAGTTTCAGGCCGACGGACGCTGGACACCTGAAAATCCAAATGCTACCAAACCCAGAACCCCTAATGGCTGGCAGCCTTATTGGAGAAACAATAGCTTTCGGACAGATATGGAGTATCAGAATATGGAATTTGCCCGGTTAAAAAATGTGGAATTGAGCTACACGTTGCCAAAAAAATTCCAGAACACCCTTAAGATGGCCAATGCAGAAATTTATTTATCCGGACAAAATTTATTCCTCTTTTATGCTTCTCAGGGTATCTGGGATCCGGAATTCAGCGGCAACCGGGATAACTACCCGATTATGAAGGTCTATACAATAGGTGCCCGGGTATCTTTTTAAAAATCTAAATTTTATAGTTAAAATTTGAATTAGCTCTTATGAAATATTCTAAAATTTTTATAGCAGTATTCGGCTCCCTACTATTTGGGATGTCTTCCTGCCACGACATCCTTGATATAACGCCGGTAGATAGGTATACCGACGCGGTACTCTGGGAAGATATTAACTTATCTAAGGCTTATTTGCTGGATACCTACCGGGGTACCGGTATTGGTTACCGGCAATATATGGTAACCGGGGTATCAGATGAGTCACAAATTAAATTCCGGGAAAACTTTTACGTGAGAGGTGACATCTCGCCCGATAATGCCGCCCCCTGGGGATTGTCGAGCTACCTTCCGGGCTGGAACGACCATTACAAAAACATACAAAAGATTAACAAGTTTCTCGATAATGTAGGACGTGCGGTAGAAGCTGCTTCCGCAGATAACAAAACTTCAGTACAGGCTCAGGTAGATATTTTGCGGGGTGAGGCTTTGTATTTACGGGCGTTTGCCTATACTGAGCTTGCTCGCACTTATGGAGGTGTTCCCCTGCTGGCAACAGAAAGTCAAATAAATCAGGACTTCCAGTCTATAACGCGGGCCTCCTTTGAGGAGACTATTAATTTTATTGTAAAAGACTGCGACGATGCTGCCGCGCTCCTGCTTGAAAAAAGTAGAACCGAGATGGGTAAGGCTACCAAAGCGGCGGCACTAGCTTTAAAATCTAGAATTTTGTTGTTTGCCGCCAGTAATTTAACTGCTGATGGAACTGCTGGAAGCAAGTTTGTTGGTTATACAAACCCTAATAGACCGGCGCTATGGAAGGCCGCCCAGCTTGCTGCCAAAGCAGTAATGGATTTGCCTGAAGTTGGTCTGGAAAGTTTTGGCGCCCCTAACAAAGAGCAAGTAAGTAATAGTATGGCTGCCTTCTTCGAAAAAAGGGATCTGGCAAGCCCCGAAGTAATTTGGGGTAAAATGTATTCGACCATTGACGGCGATATAAACTCAATGAATGGACAGAATGCGCCGAGCAGCACCGGGTTCGCTACTTCCACCAATCCTTCGCAAAAGTTAGTCGATACCTATCAGATGGAGGACGGCAGTAATTTTTATGAGCATTTCGCGGTGGATAACGACGTATATAGAAATATTTCTGGTAAGTATAAAAATGAAAATATTTACAAAAATCGCGATCCCCGATTCTATGCGACCATTCTTTATGATAGCGCTCTTTGGAACGGAAAAAATGTCGATATCCGTACACGGGTAACTATTGAAAATGGTGTGGAAACTAAACGGGTTTTTGGATTTGATACTGAAAATAGTACATACAATGCGCACAATGCAACAGTTACTGGTTATAGCCTTCGTAAATTACTAATTGGAAATTTAACTGATCCGCTAAACCGGAATAATAATGCCTATATAGAATTCAGATACCCGGAGATTCTGTTAAACTATGCAGAAGCCAGCATCGAATTAGGAGAAATTTCGGAAGCAGCAATCTATATAAACATGATTCGCAATCGAGCGGGTATGCCTGATTTTACCGGAGACATAACCCAGGCATTGCGCTATGAAAGACAGATTGAGCTGGCTTTTGAGAACCAACGTTGGTATGATATGAGAAGGTGGAAAATTTTGGTTCCGGAACTGACCAATGTTTATGGAATTAAGATTGATGAGATCACAAACAATGGCGTTATTTCGACTACCTGGAAACGATTTGTTACGCAGACACGGGAGGCAGTTGATAGAATGCTATGGATTCCGATACCACGCATAGAAATAAATAAAGCTCCTCAGCTTGAACAGAATCCAGGTTATAACTGATATTTTTAAAGGATAACCATTTGCAAAACGGTATTTATGGGAATACCGTTTTGCAATATCCTTGATAAGTAGAGATATGCTAGTTTTTTAAAATATTGTTAATAAGTACCTTCTATGGTAACTGCGCGGGTAAAAGTATTTTGAAAACAAAGCTAAAGAAATCCCTTTTCTACATTCCCAACTATTCCAAAGTGGAACGAGGATTATGCTCCTTGCCCATCGTGAGATTGCGAAGCCGAAGAGATAAAAGTTACAGGGAATGTTTTCCGCTGAATACGAATTATAGTGGTAAGTTAACCAGCCGCTGGTAAATACAAAGTGTAAAATACTTCAGAAAAGCTCAATCCTAAATCCGGCTTTCATATTTAATAATTTACAACCATGAATAGAAGAGTTTCTATCAGGAATATGATCATTTTTGCAGGCGGGGTAACCTTTTTGCCTGCTTGCTTAGGACCTGAAGGAAAGGCATCCGTAGCCCTTAGTAATATCAATATTTCCGCTCAACAGGAAAAACTTCTATCTACTATTGCAGCTACCCTCATCCCGAAAACCGATACACCGGGTGCCGACGAAACAGGCGCCCATCTGTTTGTCCTGAAAATGGTAGATGATTGCTACGAGAAAGCTGATCAGGATAAATTTGTACTGGGCCTGGATCAACTGGAGAAGGCTGCCCAAAAGCGTTTCGGAAAATCGATGCTTAAATGTACCGCCGCTGACCGGCAAAAGCTGCTGCAAGGGGTAGAAGATAAAGATGGATTCGCGCCGGAAGTTTATGACTTCTACAAGATTATGAAGCAACGCACCATTCAGGGTTATATGACCTCCCAATTTGTGTTGCAGGAAATTGAGCATTATACAATTATTCCTACTGTTAAATACGACGGATATCACCGGATTGGAAATTAAAGGGAGAGAATGGAAGAAATAAAATACGATTCGGCAAAAGAACGGACATTTGACGCCATCGTGATAGGATCAGGTATGAGCGGTGGTTGGGCTGCCAAGGAGTTTACCGAAAAAGGATTAAAGACATTGGTGCTGGAACGCGGTCGGGATGTCAAACATATCAAAGATTACCCAACTGCGAACAAATTGCCTTACGAATTTGAGCACAGGGGAGAAATACCGCTGGAGGAGAAAAAAAAGGATCCGCTTATAGGCAGTTATTATGCCTTTAAGGAGGACACAAAACATTTTTTTGTAAGAGATAGTGAGCATCCTTATGTTCAGGAAAAACCGTTCGACTGGATCCGCGGTTACCAGGTAGGAGGTAAATCGCTGATGTGGGCAAAGGCTACCCAACGTTGGAGTAACTTCGATTATGAGGGCCCGGCAAGAGATGGCTTTGCCGTAGACTGGCCCATCCGGGAAAAGGATATGGCTCCCTGGTACAGCCATGTAGAGCGGTTTGTGGGCATTGCCGGAAACCGCGACGGATTGAAACAATTGCCGGATGGCGAGTTTCTGCCGGCTTTTCCTCTGAATATAGTGGAAGATTATTTTAAAAAAAGAATGACGGAACTCTATGAGCACCGCCATGTAATCAGCGAAAGGGTTGCGCACATAACTAAGCCAAATCCGATCCACCACGAACAGGGAAGGGCGCAGTGTCTTAGCCGTAATCTTTGCTCGCGGGGTTGCCCGCTCGGTGGCTATTTCAGCAGTAACTCCTCCACGATACCTTGGGCAGCCAAGACCGGCAACATGACCTTACGGCCTTTTTCCGTTGTTCATTCCATTATTTATAACAACGAAAAGGGAAAAGCAACAGGTGTTAGAGTAATTGATGCAAATACCAAAGAGATGATTGAATATAATGCCAAGGTAATTTTTGTAAATGCCGGCGCATTAAATTCAAACTTGGTCTTGCTCAATTCCACATCGCATCGCTTTCCGAACGGGATTGGCAATGATAACGGCCTGATGGGTAAATTTGTAGCTTTTCACAATTACAGCGCGCGCATTAGCGCCACACTGGAACAAGGATTTGAGGAATATGACCCTATTGGCAGAAATCCGGCAGGCGGAGGTTATATGCCGCGTTTCAGAAACCTTTTTAAACAGGAAACCAATTTCCTACGAGGCTATGCGGCGGGTTTGTCCGCTTACCGAAGCTCGCCTACTGATTCATCTGGTGTAGGGGTAGATTTAAAGGAACGGCTGTTAAATCCCAAACTAGGACCCTGGAAAATAGGTTCGCACATGATGGGTGAAACAATCCCAAAGGAAACCAATCTGGTAAGCCTTGACCGCACGATGACTGACGCCTGGGGAATACCATTACTGAAGATATCGGTCGCTTATGACGATAATGATGAGAAGATGAAGCAGGATTATTTCGAGCAATTCTCGGATATGTTTACGCGGGCTGGTTTTAGCAATATACAAATACAAAATTCTTTGCCGAATCCGGGAAACGAAATTCATGAGATGGGTGGTGTTAGAATGGGTAATGACCCTAAAACCTCTTTGTTGAATAAATGGAATCA
Proteins encoded in this region:
- a CDS encoding DMT family transporter; protein product: MNKGKNWISFVVIHVIFMGVWGALIEIPEKNGFPATLGYVVWALTMIVAAIFALAVNRWQLERDKRSILLGTSAGVMGAGGQLVLFFTLKIAPAYLVFPLLSLTPVITILLAVIILKEKTGRLGWLGIVAAIIAVLLLSYQPPGDSTVKGYLWMVLTAIPLLAWGVQGYVLRFANETMKAESIFFYMALGSVLLIPFALYMTDFSQPINLGIKGPYLAAVVQILNAFGALCLVYAFRFGKAIIVAPMTTALSPVLTVIISLTIYAFIPHPVIITGMVLAIISALLMASEETKVEEIKESEAVKLKEV
- a CDS encoding RagB/SusD family nutrient uptake outer membrane protein, which translates into the protein MSSCHDILDITPVDRYTDAVLWEDINLSKAYLLDTYRGTGIGYRQYMVTGVSDESQIKFRENFYVRGDISPDNAAPWGLSSYLPGWNDHYKNIQKINKFLDNVGRAVEAASADNKTSVQAQVDILRGEALYLRAFAYTELARTYGGVPLLATESQINQDFQSITRASFEETINFIVKDCDDAAALLLEKSRTEMGKATKAAALALKSRILLFAASNLTADGTAGSKFVGYTNPNRPALWKAAQLAAKAVMDLPEVGLESFGAPNKEQVSNSMAAFFEKRDLASPEVIWGKMYSTIDGDINSMNGQNAPSSTGFATSTNPSQKLVDTYQMEDGSNFYEHFAVDNDVYRNISGKYKNENIYKNRDPRFYATILYDSALWNGKNVDIRTRVTIENGVETKRVFGFDTENSTYNAHNATVTGYSLRKLLIGNLTDPLNRNNNAYIEFRYPEILLNYAEASIELGEISEAAIYINMIRNRAGMPDFTGDITQALRYERQIELAFENQRWYDMRRWKILVPELTNVYGIKIDEITNNGVISTTWKRFVTQTREAVDRMLWIPIPRIEINKAPQLEQNPGYN
- a CDS encoding SusC/RagA family TonB-linked outer membrane protein, whose translation is MQSITFAQQKTVTGTVKDERSTPIPGVTVLVKGTSKGTTTDVNGKYSLHVSPDEVLVFSIIGYVSKEVTVGSRTTVDVSMTEDMQSLSEVVIVGFGAEKKVNVIGSIETISTKEIKASPVGSVSNALAGRLPGLVVQQPQGEPGADAAQLLIRGRGTLGNSAPLIIIDGTEGRDINALNANDIESISVLKDASAAIYGARAANGVILVTTKKGAQGKPRIDYSMYQGLSKPTWLPEMTDAATYAQMVREMQTYDGVTEANLRYKPEDVEKYRSGEYPWTHPNTNWNDVTLRNFANTSNHNLSISGGTDRVTYYGGIGYFHSDGIYKRDANDFKRFNIKVNVDFNVNKYLTVGVALNEIQENRMSSAMDRETIFNVVNQGRPTDFAYWPNGQLATGSFGLGYHPAVISTLDYGFNDRKNLMSYNTLNASLKIPGVEGLALTTYYSYDIDFNKGKLFTQPLEGYTFNRAAYLAAGNTGKEDGSAFLTKISNNTPRTLENTYGNATRKLYHLQMDYTKTFNNVHNLSAFVAYEQFKNETNSTSAFRTGFVSSALPYLFAGGNLNKDNYETVGIDTRVNYFGRLSYNFKEKYLFQFTLRRDGSVRFSEESGRWGTFPSALVGWVVSKESFMQDKFVNFLKLKASWGRMGNDQVDPFQYLASYSFGTGGVYGTGLNYSNSLFQNVTPNPNITWEIANMTNVGFESAFFNDFFLNADFFYQRRSRILVARNASVPDFTGISLPNENFGIVDSKGLEVELGYQKGKSEVTYGITGNFTFARNKIVEFDEPKQVVEWQRRTGHPIGAILLHKSAGIFKNADQVNSTPHVTGAIPGDVIIEDVNGDGQITADDRVLFDQTSVPEITYAASLNVGYKALRLTALITGVGTAWRQMLGSQQGLQGNYYQFQADGRWTPENPNATKPRTPNGWQPYWRNNSFRTDMEYQNMEFARLKNVELSYTLPKKFQNTLKMANAEIYLSGQNLFLFYASQGIWDPEFSGNRDNYPIMKVYTIGARVSF
- a CDS encoding GMC oxidoreductase, translating into MEEIKYDSAKERTFDAIVIGSGMSGGWAAKEFTEKGLKTLVLERGRDVKHIKDYPTANKLPYEFEHRGEIPLEEKKKDPLIGSYYAFKEDTKHFFVRDSEHPYVQEKPFDWIRGYQVGGKSLMWAKATQRWSNFDYEGPARDGFAVDWPIREKDMAPWYSHVERFVGIAGNRDGLKQLPDGEFLPAFPLNIVEDYFKKRMTELYEHRHVISERVAHITKPNPIHHEQGRAQCLSRNLCSRGCPLGGYFSSNSSTIPWAAKTGNMTLRPFSVVHSIIYNNEKGKATGVRVIDANTKEMIEYNAKVIFVNAGALNSNLVLLNSTSHRFPNGIGNDNGLMGKFVAFHNYSARISATLEQGFEEYDPIGRNPAGGGYMPRFRNLFKQETNFLRGYAAGLSAYRSSPTDSSGVGVDLKERLLNPKLGPWKIGSHMMGETIPKETNLVSLDRTMTDAWGIPLLKISVAYDDNDEKMKQDYFEQFSDMFTRAGFSNIQIQNSLPNPGNEIHEMGGVRMGNDPKTSLLNKWNQLHLCKNVYVTDGAAMTSTSTQNPSLTYMALTARAVDHAVNQLKRGEL
- a CDS encoding S9 family peptidase, yielding MRETEYKETRNLIFHIDDIFEIRNLSGIQISPDGSKIVYVRTVSDLNQNTGQDYIVLTSTSDKKSEILGEGSSPVWSPDGLSIAYHASQNNQTGIWIYSLKNHTTRFLTAVYESSYFINHLTETNFCWSPDGQYIAYVSTDPYSTPEAQDNQIMAVDRLLYKTKGGWGRPFFADGYTSHIWIIPTHGGEPQIITPGDYNEHSISWSPDSTQIAFISNHTADPDNNQNCDLWTVSIDTKKIEKLTHHVGTAFQPSWSPDGKHITYLATTSAISTNDSPADDTHLYIVPAGGGSPQCLTQVLDRRIENIQWHPLGEWVYFCAGNQGSTSLYRVSISNNEIETILAGNSQVQEYSLAPDGNSIAYISTDITHPSEIFLKKASEPSGVQITAENKDLLDERNLQEVKEFWFDSFDETPVQGWIMPPRSLQDLKKYPLILVIHGGPHNMFGYSFYPFMQLLAAQGYGVLFINPRGSSGYGQAFSKGTVLNWGGGDYKDLMLGLDYAIANNSWIDGEQLGVTGQSYGGYMTNWIITQTNRFKAAVVDGGISNLISFAGTSLYHSLMESEFNGSVYDNFSLLWQWSPLRNVKNVKTPTLFLHGTKDNEVPVTQAEEIYIALKKLGVTASFVQYLEEGHGWRPDLKPKSRYDLYNRVLNWFDEYLK
- a CDS encoding gluconate 2-dehydrogenase subunit 3 family protein — protein: MNRRVSIRNMIIFAGGVTFLPACLGPEGKASVALSNINISAQQEKLLSTIAATLIPKTDTPGADETGAHLFVLKMVDDCYEKADQDKFVLGLDQLEKAAQKRFGKSMLKCTAADRQKLLQGVEDKDGFAPEVYDFYKIMKQRTIQGYMTSQFVLQEIEHYTIIPTVKYDGYHRIGN